The Actinomycetota bacterium genome contains the following window.
CAGCCTGGCGCGCCGACGGCGCCCCGGTCCCCACCACCACCGGGACCCGTCCGGCGATCCGCCGGCGGACGGTCGCGACCAGCGCGACGCGCTCCTCAGCGTCCAGCGTCGGTGCCTCGCCGGTGCTGCCCGCCACCACCACCGCGGCGACGCCTGCCTCGACCAGACGCTCGGCGTGCTCGGCCGTGGCATCGGTGTCCAGCCTGCCATCAGCGTCGAAGAGCGTGACGAGCGCCACGCCCACACCGTCGAAGACCGACACGGTCAGCCGCGCTGGTCGATCGGGACGTAACCGCGCTCGGCGGTCCCGGCGTACAGCTGGCGGGGACGGGCGATGGCCTGTTCCTCGTCGAGCAGGTTCTCCTGCCACTGGGCGACCCAACCCGCGATCCGACCGATGGCGAACAGAACCGGGAACATGTCGGTGGGGAAGCCCATCGCCTGGTAGATGATCCCCGTGTAGAAGTCGACGTTGGGGTACAGGCGGCGCTCGAGGAAGTAGTCGTCTTCCAACGCGATGCGTTCCAGCTCGACGGCGATGTCGATCAGCGGGTTCTTCCCGGTCACCCCGAACACCTCGTGGGCGAGGTCGCGCACCACTCGCGCGCGCGGGTCGTAGTTCTTGTACACGCGGTGGCCGAAGCCCATCAGGCGGAAGTCACCGTGCTTGACACGCTCGACGTACTTCGGGACCTCCCGGACGTCACCGATCTGCTCGAGCATCCGTAGCACCTGCTCGTTCGCTCCGCCGTGCTTGGGGCCGTAGAGGGCCGCGACCGCCGCCGCGGCCGACGAGTAGGGGTCGGCGTCGGAGCTTCCCACCGTCCGCATCGTGGTGGTCGAGCAGTTCTGCTCGTGGTCGGCGTGGAGGATGAACAGCACGTCCATCGCCCGTTCCAGGACCGGATCGGGCTCGTACTTCAGCTCGGTCTTCTTCCACATCATGTTGAGGAAGTTCCCGGGGAACGACAGGTCGTTGTCGGGGTAGGCGTAGCGCAGCCCGATCGAGTGGCGGTAGGCGAACGCCGCCAGGGTCGGGAACTTCGCGATCAGCCGGACGATCTGCTTGTGCCGGACCTCGGGATCGTGGATCTGCTTCGCCTCGGGGTAGAAGGTCGACAACGCCCCGACCGTGCCGACCAGGATGCCCATCGGGTGGGCGTCGTGATGGAACCCGTCGATGAACTTCTTGATGTTCTCGTGGATCATCGTGTGGTGGGTGATGTCGTAGACCCACTCGTCGTACTGATCCTTGCTCGGCAGCTCCCCGTGAACCAGGAGGTAGGCCACCTCCAGGAAGCAGCTGCGGTCGGCGAGGTCTTGGATCGCGTACCCGCGGTAGCGCAGCACCCCCG
Protein-coding sequences here:
- a CDS encoding citrate synthase; this translates as MNDGAKETLSITDNRTGRRYEVELVDGAVRAMDLRQIKVSHDDFGLLLYDPAFRNTANCRSEITFIDGAAGVLRYRGYAIQDLADRSCFLEVAYLLVHGELPSKDQYDEWVYDITHHTMIHENIKKFIDGFHHDAHPMGILVGTVGALSTFYPEAKQIHDPEVRHKQIVRLIAKFPTLAAFAYRHSIGLRYAYPDNDLSFPGNFLNMMWKKTELKYEPDPVLERAMDVLFILHADHEQNCSTTTMRTVGSSDADPYSSAAAAVAALYGPKHGGANEQVLRMLEQIGDVREVPKYVERVKHGDFRLMGFGHRVYKNYDPRARVVRDLAHEVFGVTGKNPLIDIAVELERIALEDDYFLERRLYPNVDFYTGIIYQAMGFPTDMFPVLFAIGRIAGWVAQWQENLLDEEQAIARPRQLYAGTAERGYVPIDQRG